A single Streptomyces sannanensis DNA region contains:
- a CDS encoding VanZ family protein — protein sequence MQRHGSDGSAVIRSLRVAGLSLLLAHLLLVGWLTLRPLDVMWVTAPNWQPLAGIRAMLTLAPVEAARRIGGEVMLLAPLGVLLPLAGGRLFVSPLLSLARTAAAGALISMGIELLQTAVPGQVVDIDSLLLNTAGVVLVHVAVVPAGRAALRRRRRTRGEGAPLPGEDRSQGSTPTIPRVGIAPWSDALPASRTQN from the coding sequence GTGCAGCGTCATGGTTCGGACGGCAGCGCCGTCATCCGGTCCCTTCGTGTGGCGGGGCTCTCGCTCCTCCTCGCTCATCTGCTGCTCGTGGGATGGCTGACGCTGCGCCCGCTGGACGTCATGTGGGTCACCGCGCCGAACTGGCAGCCCCTCGCCGGGATAAGGGCGATGCTGACACTCGCGCCGGTCGAGGCGGCACGCCGGATCGGCGGGGAAGTGATGCTGCTGGCACCGCTGGGCGTGCTGCTGCCGCTCGCGGGCGGGCGGCTCTTCGTCTCGCCGCTGCTCTCGCTCGCGCGAACGGCCGCCGCGGGCGCGCTGATCTCCATGGGGATCGAACTGCTGCAGACCGCTGTGCCCGGCCAGGTCGTCGACATCGACTCGCTGCTGCTGAACACGGCCGGGGTGGTCCTGGTGCATGTCGCGGTCGTCCCGGCGGGGCGTGCCGCGCTGCGCCGCAGGCGGCGCACCCGGGGGGAGGGAGCACCCCTGCCCGGGGAGGACCGGAGTCAGGGTTCGACCCCGACGATTCCCAGGGTCGGGATCGCTCCGTGGAGCGACGCCCTGCCCGCTTCGCGAACCCAGAATTGA